The DNA window AATCTTCTGTGAGTTGGTTAATGGTCTGTTGATTGCAGCTATGTTAGTGATCTTCAGCTGGGGACCACATGTGTTTCAATAGTATCAAATCATACTTTCACTACGTGTGCATGAAAGCCTCCTATGAGGTCATCTGGGGGCGTTTTCAGgtcacaaatgtaaaactgaCATTGTCGCCAGTTTGTCCAGTTGTCAAAAAGCACATGTTTGCACAAGGTCAAGAATTAACTTTTAATCTTAAAGGTtttgtgaataaatttaaaCGAAGAAGTTTCTaatgagaaaaagcaaaaacaagatTGGCAGAGCATTAAATGCAACCTTGAGTCCTGTGGTATTTGGATACATTCTGAACTTGACCTACTTGAAACAAACAGTCTCTGTCTTATCTCTTCATGTTAACATCTTGCAGATATCATGAGTGGATGAAGTCTTCTGAGCTCCAGCAGCTGACTGCGTCAGAGCCGCTGAGCCTGGAACAGGAGTATGACATGCAGAGGAGCTGGAGGGAGGATAATGACAGTGAGGGGTCATTGAGTTATTCAACTCTTACACATTCTCTAAAGCAGTGGTTGCTCATCACACCTTGAGTTGGCAGAGACCTACAAGACATTTGctgattattgttttgtttgttctttttggatttttcttAGGCCTCAGATTTTATTcatgtgaatacatttacatctgCTTCACCCTATTACACTTAAATTTGAGTTTGTGATTGTTGCTTATGACATTTTTTGATTCTTAAAGGCTCTGGAAGTTtagtctttctgtctttgttgattagatttttttaacatgttttttgctttgttttggcAGAGTGCACATTCATCATCTTGGACAAGCAGCGGTGGGCAGACAGCAGCCTAGAGGAGGAGCAGTGCATGGTGGGAGATGTCAACATCTTCCTGACTGACCCGACAGACCTCTCCTTAGCTGAGATAGAGATCATGATCGcaggtgcagttttttttttttttttacacctttacCACATATATATCTCCATATTTTGATACTTTGCCTGaagtttcttgtttttaacCAGAGCCCAGTTACAGAGGCAAAGGCATCGGGAAGGAGGTGACATGCATGATGATATGTTACGGTAAACAATCTATAAAGTCTGTCAGAGAATTTCTTAGGGAAACATCAATGCCCAATTTTTTAGCTTTTAGAAAGCCACTTTGTCTACTGAAATGTCACAAATCAAATCATTTTCCACCAGAATATCaatcaaataattaattttaggAGTAATTTCAGAAAATACACTAATCCCATGAAGAATTTACAAATAGTGGCTTTAAAAGAGTTTGTAGTGGGAGAAAAGCTGCTACAACACTCAGATATTCACGTCAAAAGCACATCATACTTCAGATTATAACAACCACTGTGGAGTAAATTTCTGTTAGCGATCAGTGTGCTATCTTCCACCAGGTGTCACGaaacttaatataaaaaagtttcAAGCAAAAATTGGGCTGGACAACCAGGTCAGCATTAACATGTTCAAGAAGCTCCACTTCCAGGAGGTAAGAAGATCACTTGTCGTCATTGTGGGAGATGCTCATCCGTTTCTGACCTTCGTCTTAACGTCTGTCACAGGTGTCGGTATGCAACGTGTTCAAGGAGGTGACGCTGGAGTTGACCGTAGATGAGTCCGTTCAGACAAAGCTACTGGACAACATGGCCTACACGAAGGAGAAGGACTACAGACACACCTGCAGCCACAGGCAGGAAATGGTTTCACAGTAAAGTGCAGAACTCAAACAGTGTCACCACATCTGCCTATGAAGTGCACAGGTGAAAAAACCTGGGACACAAACCTGGATTGCAGATTTGTAGAGTTTTGCATGTTCACCCATTTGCAGCGCAGGCCTTTATTCACTTCCCTTTATcatcatttttagcattttaatgataccatgtgttttttttactcaagtaaaataatttaaatatagaatTGTATTTGCAgtggggtgttttttttttttttttttcattttggtaaTTCTCCTTCTGTCCCCCAAACCCCTGAATCACATAAGGAAaagtatttaaatgcaaatgcatgGCCTTGGGAAAACTTGGATGTAAAGAATTATAACACTCTAATATCTACATCTGATTGGTTGGAAGGTTGAgcctcacacacaaacctttttgtgcacaaaaatatctagaaaatttaaaagataagtgcagaacaaaacaccaaattaaACTTTAACTGTCTTTTTTGGTGGATAACCAATAAAGACTAAGGACTAACCCGAGACAAGGACACGTCGTGTACACCACAGAGAAAATGCCAGTCTGATATTCCTCCTAATTGCCACTTTAGCTTGCTGCATTACTCATAATTTTCTCCTCCACAAGCGGAAGGAGGGTTGTGAAGATTAAATTGTAACTGCATTAGCTCTATTGATTTACCGCCTTTCATAAAGCGCTATGTGACCCCAAATGTGAAATAGATGCATATCTTTCCTACCACTATccattcagtgtgttttcaacTATTTTCAACTATCTGAACTGTCCGACTGTCCGGTCCAGAATTGAGAATTGAGAAACACAAGAATTTgaacaaaatattatatttatatattttttgcagatgatCATTTACGGCTAAAATAGAACTTCAATCCGAGATAAAATCAGCCACAGACTGAATATGgttttgatttttcattttgttcactGTGTTAGTAGCCATGTGTCCAAAGCCTTCAGAATAGAATATCTGAACAGAAATAGATAATTAGGGTCTTATTACTTTGGCAATCTTTTAACTTTCAATCTAGCACCAccagtttaaaatgttctaattTCTGTCTTTACCAATACCATCATCTAGTCAGCTCTGTAGTTTCCCTACACTTCAGTTTACAACCAAGTCCCAGAACAACCCACATTCCCATCAGTCtctgcaacatttaaaatgtctcttttgagaatgtgttttccagtcACAGCGGACATATCGGACACACATATTAATTTCATCAGGCTAATGGTGAGTGTGGTTAAATGTGCAGATCAAGGAGTGGGTATTATCTATAAtgcacatgtttgtttttactgcctCTTACCATCTGTGTTAGTGGGAGGAGTTGTACAAATGATGCCTGTGTTCATATCAATCTTtgtataaaatcataaaaaatacatctcaccaatcttgcagttaaATAGTATCATCTGGTCCACCACATAGTAGCGAATTACCtgaatggtaaaaaaaaattgcacaaatAATGctccaaataattaaaattaaaaaatagtttaatcATTAGAATTGTGCAAATTGCATTAATTGATATAACCAAAAGCTCCACAGTGCCACTAGTTATTACTGTGGTGATATTGTCTTCATTAACTATAAGTTACTATATTTTTCCTCtatataatacaatacaattcaGACAGattttgaaaatggaaaaaaatattttagctgtttttttttttttttttaaattcacacatCATTTTATTCAGGCAGCTCTTGCAAGGCTGcttttttgttaaacaaaattaGGTTAACAagttatttagctttttttgttcAATGTACTCAACGTTTTATGTGAAAACTCAGTGGCACCATAAactcaacaaatacattttgtcatcTAAGGTCCTATTCAACATTGTAATTACTGTTGATTCATATACTTTGGATCCCACACCCCAGCTCTAGGGAGGAGAACTGTCGAGTTGGTGGGTTTTATTCATTACACGTCTCTTGGAAAAGAAGACACTTAAATACTTGTTGCAGTGCATAGCCATTTAATGAGGACACAGTTAGAGCGTGAACACAGCTGTACAAGAACCAGGTCAGTGAAGGCAGAAATTTGTATGAAGTAAACAAGTTGCATATCACCAGTTAAAATGTAAGAACAGTAAAATAACCTGGTGCCTTTTCATTATTTAGTAGATGACAAGAAGAAAAGTAAACCAGACTTTAGAGCTTAATTTAATGTCAACACTTGGTGGTTTGGATTGTTGGTTAAAGcatataaaaagtaaattttacaCTTTCCCCATTTTCAAAAACACCCTTTACACTTCATATTGAGACCAGTGTTGTTGTGTCCAATGGAGCTTTTAGTTTCCATTGTCTGTTCAGTCTGAACAAAGTCAAACTGTCCATCACGTCAACAGTCTATTGATGTTGGTTTAATTATTGTTTGAAGGCTCCATGTTCAGGACCATGAGTCAAAACAGCTTTAGCAAGTTTTAAGGGCGGAAATTTACTTTCCAGACTTGTATAGATGTGACTGGAAACTTGTGACTGTAGGGAAAAATACATCTAAAAaggtataaaaaaacaacagtacaGCAGTAACCATGGTGCAGTGTATTCATTTTGCTCTCTGTTGGACATAACCGCTTCTAAATTACTTCAGACATATCTTTGGCATGTGTGTGctgatatacagtacacacttgATAAAATCCTCATGCATCAGTTGGGCCCTAGTTTGGATGGCAGACTGTCTATTAGCTGAGAGATACAACTTGTGATTCACAAAGCCTTCACTACACATACAGATCTGACACTGGCTGATGCTCATCCCCGATTAGCAGTTACCATCAAGCAGCTCAACGCTCGCATGCAGCGCCGACAGGGCCGCCTGACATTTCAATGACCTTCTCTCAAATGCAACTTGGACTCCATGTGATGCACTAGAAACACAAACCAGCTCCTGGTTCTGGTCAAAGTGCAAGACATGGTCCACAGCGAAACGTTtaagacatttaattttatttaaaaaataagctgTAGTACAAAGAGGGTACAAGAGTGACAACAATTCCATAGGAATTTAAGGTGATTTCACCGATTTTCATCCGTCCATCCCTCTACCTCTATCTTCAGACTCTTCATCTCCCTGCACCATAAACAGGGGGAGGGGACGCAGAGTTGCCCATCCTAATAAAATTCATGatttcagcattaaaaaaagaaaaaaaagcaaacaaatccCAGAATTTGCACGCGAGAGTGGAAAACAACCTGCAGCTCTGAGTTTGGATGGCAGTGGTTAAGTCTTTAGTTCTTAGATCTTTGAGTGGGTTCAAGAAACTCCCTCAGTGCAGATGACAGTTTCAGCACCTGCTGTCTGACCACACCCTCCTGCTCTCTGGCCCAGGATAGGCTGTTGTCCACTGCGATGTTGACTGGCGCGCACATAGCTTCCTTGTGCAGGTCGGTCAGCCGACAGGCAGCTACTACGCCAGCAAATCCCAGCAGTAGCAGGAGGAGGAACTTGAACATCAGGCCAAGGAGAGAGCGTCGGGATTTAGGTGCCGATTTCACCATAACCTTTTTATCTGTGGAGATGATAGAAGATCACAGGTCCTTTAAGAGCTGGTTTGTAGTATAAACTGGAAGCTCTATACCTATACCACACTTTTATTATATTCCAAATCTGCTTATTGTATACTAAACCTTTTGAATCccttattaatttttttcaggTGGTACTTGGGGAAAGAAAACATCCGTTTAGTTAGAAGAGGGTAGAGATTTTTCTCATTATTCCCTCTGATGTTAGGCAGTCATAGTAAAAGTAATATTAATTCCAATTTATTATACATTGCAGAATATAGCAGAATGACTCCGGCACTATGAATTCTCTTACTAAATATTCACTGTCTCCTTATGAAGTGTTTCACTTTGTTTAATAGAACATTTATGATAAAAAGGTTCTTTCCCACCTGCTGCCTGTCcgttctttttcttcttctcctcactcttcttcttctgttgctCCTGTGCAGCTAAGGCTGCCATCTGAGCGTTGTactctttccttctcttctccttctcctccgcCTTCTCCCGTTTACGAGCCTCCTTCTCTCGGGCCTCCCGCTCCCTCTGCTTcacctccctcttcctctccagCTCTGATTGaaggatggggaaaaaaaaataaaaaattactttacTATATTTCAGGAGGCTatgttcaagaaaaaaaatgcacatcatCTCTCCAATAATAGATAAAATTCTTTTGACAGTAAAAATTGTGTTACATTTTATCTATCAATTTATACCATATCCACCAACGAGATTTATACCTTTTTCCCTTAAAAGGCGTTTCTCACGTGCACGATCAACCTCATCTTGAATGGCTCTCATGTGCTGCAGAACCTgggggggcaaaaaaaaaaacggacatTTAGTTTTTCAATACCTGCATTATATACTAGATGTAAGCTGGCTCAATGATTGCTCTCCATTTCTCCGCTACCTTTGTGGCACATTGTTTGCACTGTTTCTCATCCAGACAGTCTCCCGCTGCCTTGGCCAGGACGGTTTCCAGGGGATTATCCTTCAGATCCAACCATTTCAGATTCTGAGTACAAACACAtccaacataaataaatgatggcagaaataaaagcaaagcttATTTATAAAGCTTCATGTTCAGTACCGGTAGTGTGggtctctgtttttgtcttcagtcaGCTAGAAATCAGCTAAAATTAACGCATATTAATGCCGTTAAAGGGGCTTCTAGGCAGatttttttcagacattttttctAGTTCCAGTTTTTATATCTAAGCTAAACTAACCAGCTGTTGATTGTAGCTTCACATTTTCTGTATAGTTCAGATTGGTATCAATGTTCTCATGTAACTCCCAGGAGCAGAGCTAATACGTTTATTGAAATACAAATCTTTCAAGTCATTGTTATTTATACACTTGCTTTGTTCCctttatcattttaatcattttgactCAGAAACAGTCTTTCAAAATAGAACAGGTGATGAAGAACAGCAAGCTTAATAAAACATAAGTGCACATCATGTCAGCACCACGCCTGAGCAACAGGTGATCCTCCTGTGAACTGT is part of the Channa argus isolate prfri chromosome 20, Channa argus male v1.0, whole genome shotgun sequence genome and encodes:
- the lrrc59 gene encoding leucine-rich repeat-containing protein 59: MSKNSKVLNLKDKINGNEVDLSLCNLTEVPVKELALFPKATVVDLSCNNITSLPAEFCSLTHLVKVDLSKNQLTCLPDDLGNLANLQHLDLYNNKLTVLPASFSQLRNLKWLDLKDNPLETVLAKAAGDCLDEKQCKQCATKVLQHMRAIQDEVDRAREKRLLREKELERKREVKQREREAREKEARKREKAEEKEKRRKEYNAQMAALAAQEQQKKKSEEKKKKNGQAADKKVMVKSAPKSRRSLLGLMFKFLLLLLLGFAGVVAACRLTDLHKEAMCAPVNIAVDNSLSWAREQEGVVRQQVLKLSSALREFLEPTQRSKN
- the nat9 gene encoding N-acetyltransferase 9 isoform X1, which codes for MKINENTLLEGHQVVLVPYNAEHVPRYHEWMKSSELQQLTASEPLSLEQEYDMQRSWREDNDKCTFIILDKQRWADSSLEEEQCMVGDVNIFLTDPTDLSLAEIEIMIAEPSYRGKGIGKEVTCMMICYVCYLPPGVTKLNIKKFQAKIGLDNQVSINMFKKLHFQEVSVCNVFKEVTLELTVDESVQTKLLDNMAYTKEKDYRHTCSHRQEMVSQ
- the nat9 gene encoding N-acetyltransferase 9 isoform X2, coding for MKINENTLLEGHQVVLVPYNAEHVPRYHEWMKSSELQQLTASEPLSLEQEYDMQRSWREDNDKCTFIILDKQRWADSSLEEEQCMVGDVNIFLTDPTDLSLAEIEIMIAEPSYRGKGIGKEVTCMMICYGVTKLNIKKFQAKIGLDNQVSINMFKKLHFQEVSVCNVFKEVTLELTVDESVQTKLLDNMAYTKEKDYRHTCSHRQEMVSQ